In Pseudomonas hamedanensis, a single window of DNA contains:
- the cueR gene encoding Cu(I)-responsive transcriptional regulator, producing the protein MNIGQAAKHSGLSAKMIRYYESIGLLKAASRTDSGYRVYGADDLHTLAFIKRSRDLGFSLEEVGKLLTLWQDRQRASADVKALARQHIDELNQKIRELGELRDTLQDLVEHCSGDHRPDCPILKELASGCCAQPARA; encoded by the coding sequence ATGAACATCGGCCAAGCAGCCAAGCACAGTGGCCTGAGCGCAAAAATGATCCGTTACTACGAGTCGATCGGGTTGCTCAAGGCAGCGAGTCGCACTGACAGCGGTTACCGGGTCTACGGCGCCGATGACCTGCACACGCTGGCATTCATCAAGCGCTCGCGGGACTTGGGCTTTTCCCTTGAGGAGGTCGGCAAGCTGCTGACCCTGTGGCAGGATCGCCAGCGTGCCAGCGCCGATGTGAAAGCCTTGGCGCGGCAGCACATTGACGAGTTGAACCAGAAGATCCGCGAACTCGGCGAGCTGCGCGATACCTTGCAGGATCTGGTCGAGCATTGCAGCGGCGACCACCGCCCGGACTGCCCGATCCTCAAGGAACTGGCGTCGGGCTGCTGCGCGCAACCCGCTCGCGCCTGA
- a CDS encoding PA4780 family RIO1-like protein kinase, whose translation MKTPKRIEPLIEDGLVDEVLRPLMSGKEAAVYVVRCGNQLRCAKVYKEANKRSFRQAAEYQEGRKVRNSRQARAMAKGSKFGRKETEDAWQNAEVAALFRLAGAGVRVPKPYDFLDGVLLMELVADEYGDAAPRLNDVVLEPDQAREYHAFLISQIVLMLCTGLVHGDLSEFNVLLTPTGPVIIDLPQAVDAAGNNHAFSMLERDVGNMAAYFGRFAPELKTTKYAKEMWALYEAGTLHPNSVLTGEFDDPEDLADVGGVLREIEAARLDEERKQAIRAADDAPKGKSDEPPPPPWMQ comes from the coding sequence ATGAAGACTCCAAAACGCATTGAACCCCTGATCGAGGACGGTCTGGTCGACGAAGTGCTGCGCCCACTGATGAGTGGCAAAGAGGCAGCTGTTTATGTAGTGCGCTGCGGCAATCAGTTACGTTGCGCCAAGGTCTACAAGGAGGCGAATAAACGCAGTTTCCGCCAGGCGGCCGAGTATCAGGAAGGCCGCAAGGTTCGCAACAGCCGTCAGGCCCGGGCCATGGCGAAGGGTTCGAAGTTTGGTCGCAAAGAGACCGAAGATGCCTGGCAGAACGCGGAAGTGGCGGCGCTGTTCCGTCTGGCCGGTGCCGGTGTGCGAGTGCCCAAACCGTACGACTTCCTCGACGGCGTGCTGTTGATGGAGCTGGTGGCTGACGAATACGGCGACGCCGCCCCGCGTCTGAACGACGTGGTGCTGGAACCGGATCAGGCGCGCGAGTATCACGCCTTCCTGATTTCGCAGATCGTGCTGATGTTGTGTACCGGTCTGGTGCACGGTGACCTCTCCGAGTTCAACGTGCTGCTGACACCCACCGGCCCGGTCATCATCGACCTGCCGCAAGCGGTCGACGCGGCGGGCAACAACCACGCGTTCAGCATGCTCGAGCGTGACGTCGGCAACATGGCTGCGTACTTCGGGCGTTTCGCGCCGGAGTTGAAGACGACCAAGTACGCCAAGGAAATGTGGGCGTTGTACGAAGCCGGCACCTTGCACCCGAACAGTGTGCTGACCGGCGAGTTCGACGATCCCGAGGACCTGGCTGATGTTGGCGGAGTGCTCCGCGAAATCGAAGCGGCGCGTCTCGACGAGGAGCGCAAGCAGGCCATTCGCGCGGCGGACGATGCGCCGAAAGGCAAGTCCGACGAACCGCCTCCACCGCCGTGGATGCAGTGA
- a CDS encoding MFS transporter gives MITSRNTHLIVSARLISDFGAFLNMVALATYVYLLSNSAMSVGIFLASRVGGGIFASLIGTWFYRRWQGRAPLIAFDLLRAVLLGLLLITPASQQAWLLPFIAFGLGLGNSMFAIGLNSQLPRLIPEQQLLKANAWITSASSAAMVGGSLVSGLLVAGFGFATVFALNALTYLLAALLIVPLRFEKPMGSDVAERGEWTALKQGLRSAPVVAAMLAVTMADTLGSAAHNVGFPIISKLLTPDAASTTLGLALAVWASGKLLGARIASRLKGSDKRHLERRFFCGVALMSCGFILMFQQHSLYGLLLFALPAGLGDGISEVSLLSRLQREPAALRLPIFSVLTLLQMTGFGIGMLIAAPFYAWWTPGAVVMLFHGIPLGTLCVVKALALRRERVARSSPTPVP, from the coding sequence GTGATCACCTCGCGCAACACCCACCTGATCGTCAGTGCCCGGCTGATTTCCGATTTCGGCGCGTTCCTCAACATGGTCGCGCTCGCCACCTATGTCTACCTGCTGAGCAACAGCGCAATGAGCGTCGGCATTTTCCTCGCCAGTCGCGTCGGGGGCGGGATCTTCGCCAGCCTGATCGGCACGTGGTTTTACCGACGCTGGCAGGGCCGCGCGCCGCTGATTGCTTTCGATTTGTTGCGCGCCGTGCTGCTGGGGCTGCTTTTGATCACTCCGGCGAGTCAACAGGCATGGCTGCTGCCGTTCATTGCCTTTGGCCTCGGCCTGGGCAATTCGATGTTCGCCATCGGCCTGAACAGTCAGTTACCGCGTTTGATCCCCGAGCAGCAATTGCTCAAGGCCAACGCCTGGATCACTTCGGCCTCATCCGCAGCGATGGTCGGCGGCAGTCTGGTGTCGGGGTTGCTGGTGGCGGGGTTTGGGTTCGCGACGGTGTTCGCCCTCAATGCCCTGACCTATTTGCTGGCAGCGTTGCTGATCGTGCCGCTGCGCTTTGAAAAGCCGATGGGCAGCGACGTCGCCGAACGCGGTGAATGGACGGCCCTCAAGCAGGGGCTGCGCAGTGCCCCGGTAGTCGCCGCCATGCTTGCAGTGACGATGGCCGATACATTGGGCAGCGCCGCGCACAACGTTGGTTTTCCGATCATTTCGAAGCTGCTTACTCCGGACGCGGCGAGTACCACACTGGGCCTGGCGCTCGCCGTGTGGGCCAGCGGCAAACTGCTCGGCGCGCGCATCGCCAGTCGCCTGAAAGGCTCGGACAAGCGCCATCTCGAACGACGCTTTTTCTGCGGCGTGGCGCTGATGTCGTGCGGTTTCATTCTGATGTTCCAGCAGCACAGCCTCTACGGTCTGTTGCTGTTTGCCTTGCCGGCGGGGCTGGGCGACGGCATTTCCGAAGTGAGTCTACTGTCTCGTCTGCAACGCGAACCGGCGGCCCTGCGCCTGCCGATTTTCAGCGTCCTGACCCTGCTGCAAATGACCGGTTTCGGCATCGGCATGCTGATCGCCGCGCCGTTCTATGCGTGGTGGACGCCGGGGGCCGTGGTCATGCTGTTCCATGGCATTCCCCTCGGCACCCTCTGTGTGGTGAAGGCGCTGGCGCTCAGGCGCGAGCGGGTTGCGCGCAGCAGCCCGACGCCAGTTCCTTGA
- the cueA gene encoding copper resistance metal-translocating P1-type ATPase CueA, whose translation MSESITFDLPIAGMTCASCAGRVERALSKVNGASAVSVNLATEQARVQAPGDSLPALMQAVERAGYSVPRQTLELSIDGMTCASCVGRVERALKKVPGVNSVSVNLANERAHLQLLGQVDAQTLLDAVSKAGYSASVWQAERSQSDDQQKRLLRERWALICAIALALPLVAPMLLQPFGIHWMLPAWAQFALATPVQFIFGARFYVAAWKAVRAGAGNMDLLVALGTSAGYGLSLYEWATAGERMPHLYFEASAVVIALVLLGKYLESRAKRQTASAIRALEALRPERAIQVIDGREQDVAISALRLNDLVLVKPGERFPVDGEVIDGQSHADEALISGESLPVPKQPGDKVTGGAINGEGRLLVRTQALGAETVLARIIRLVEDAQAAKAPIQKLVDKVSQIFVPTVLLLALATLLGWWLYGAPLETALINAVAVLVIACPCALGLATPTAIMAGTGVAARHGILIKDAEALERAHEVSSVVFDKTGTLTSGTPRIAHLTAVDGDEDQLLTLAGALQRGSEHPLAKAVLDAAAERGLKVPDVSDSQSLTGRGIAGDLAGRRLALGNRRMLDESGLSAGLLSESAEAWEREGRTLSWLIEQRPDPKVLGLFAFGDTLKPGALQAVQQLAARNIHSHLLTGDNRGSARVVAEALGISNVHAEVLPADKAATVTELKKTGVVAMVGDGINDAPALAAADIGIAMGGGTDVAMHAAGITLMRGDPRLVPAALEISRKTYAKIRQNLFWAFVYNLIGIPLAAFGLLNPVLAGAAMALSSVSVVSNALLLKTWKPKDLEEHR comes from the coding sequence ATGTCCGAATCCATCACTTTCGATCTGCCGATTGCCGGCATGACCTGCGCCAGTTGTGCCGGGCGCGTCGAGCGGGCCTTGAGCAAAGTCAACGGCGCCAGCGCCGTCAGCGTCAACCTCGCCACCGAACAGGCGCGGGTACAGGCGCCCGGCGACAGCCTGCCGGCGCTGATGCAAGCCGTGGAGCGCGCCGGTTACAGCGTGCCTCGGCAAACCCTTGAACTGAGTATCGACGGCATGACCTGCGCATCCTGCGTCGGTCGCGTCGAACGCGCCCTGAAAAAAGTCCCCGGTGTGAACAGCGTCAGCGTCAATCTGGCCAATGAGCGCGCCCATCTCCAATTGCTCGGTCAGGTCGATGCGCAAACCCTGCTCGATGCGGTGAGCAAGGCCGGTTATTCCGCCAGCGTCTGGCAAGCCGAACGCTCGCAATCGGATGATCAGCAAAAACGCCTGCTCCGCGAACGCTGGGCGCTGATCTGCGCGATCGCCCTCGCCCTGCCGCTGGTGGCCCCGATGCTGCTGCAACCGTTCGGCATCCATTGGATGCTCCCGGCCTGGGCGCAATTTGCCCTCGCCACGCCCGTGCAATTTATCTTCGGCGCGCGCTTTTACGTGGCGGCGTGGAAAGCCGTGCGCGCCGGCGCCGGCAACATGGACTTGCTCGTCGCCCTTGGCACCAGCGCCGGTTACGGCTTGAGCCTGTACGAATGGGCCACCGCGGGCGAGCGCATGCCTCATCTGTATTTCGAAGCCTCGGCGGTGGTCATCGCCCTGGTGTTGCTCGGCAAATACCTTGAGAGCCGCGCCAAGCGCCAGACCGCCAGCGCCATCCGCGCGCTGGAAGCATTGCGCCCGGAGCGGGCGATTCAGGTGATCGACGGCCGCGAGCAGGATGTCGCTATCAGTGCCCTGCGCCTCAATGATCTGGTGCTGGTCAAACCCGGTGAGCGCTTCCCGGTCGACGGCGAAGTCATCGACGGCCAGAGCCACGCCGACGAAGCGCTGATCAGCGGCGAGAGCCTGCCAGTGCCGAAACAACCGGGCGACAAGGTCACCGGCGGCGCCATCAATGGCGAAGGCCGCTTGCTCGTGCGCACTCAGGCGCTGGGCGCAGAAACCGTGCTGGCGCGCATCATTCGTCTGGTGGAAGACGCCCAGGCAGCGAAAGCACCCATTCAGAAGCTGGTGGATAAAGTCAGCCAGATCTTCGTACCGACGGTCTTGCTGCTGGCCCTCGCCACGCTGCTCGGCTGGTGGCTGTATGGCGCGCCGCTGGAAACGGCGCTGATCAACGCCGTTGCCGTTTTAGTCATAGCTTGCCCCTGCGCCCTCGGTCTCGCCACCCCGACGGCGATCATGGCCGGCACGGGCGTTGCCGCACGCCACGGCATTCTGATCAAGGACGCCGAAGCGCTGGAGCGCGCCCATGAAGTCAGCAGTGTGGTGTTCGACAAGACCGGCACGCTGACCTCCGGCACGCCGCGTATCGCCCACCTCACGGCGGTCGATGGCGACGAAGACCAATTGCTGACATTGGCCGGTGCGCTGCAACGTGGCAGTGAACACCCGCTGGCCAAAGCGGTGCTGGACGCCGCAGCCGAACGCGGCTTGAAGGTGCCGGATGTCAGCGACAGCCAGTCGCTGACCGGTCGCGGTATCGCCGGCGATCTTGCGGGCCGGCGTCTGGCGCTGGGCAATCGCCGAATGCTCGACGAAAGCGGTTTGAGTGCGGGTCTCCTGAGCGAATCAGCCGAGGCCTGGGAGCGCGAAGGCCGCACGCTGTCCTGGCTGATCGAACAACGTCCGGACCCGAAAGTGCTGGGCCTGTTCGCCTTCGGTGACACGCTCAAACCCGGCGCCCTGCAAGCGGTGCAACAACTCGCCGCACGGAATATCCACAGCCACCTGCTGACCGGTGACAACCGCGGCAGCGCACGTGTGGTGGCCGAAGCCTTGGGCATCAGCAATGTCCACGCCGAAGTGCTGCCGGCCGATAAAGCCGCAACCGTCACCGAGCTGAAGAAAACCGGCGTGGTTGCCATGGTCGGCGACGGCATCAACGACGCGCCGGCACTCGCAGCGGCCGATATCGGTATTGCCATGGGCGGCGGCACCGATGTCGCCATGCACGCGGCCGGCATCACCCTGATGCGCGGCGATCCACGCCTGGTGCCGGCGGCGCTGGAGATCAGCCGCAAGACCTATGCGAAGATCCGCCAGAACCTGTTCTGGGCCTTCGTCTACAACCTGATCGGCATTCCGCTGGCGGCGTTTGGTTTGCTCAACCCGGTGCTGGCCGGCGCGGCCATGGCGCTGTCGAGCGTCAGTGTGGTGAGCAACGCGCTACTGTTGAAAACCTGGAAACCCAAAGACCTGGAGGAGCACCGATGA
- a CDS encoding ArsR/SmtB family transcription factor — translation MEHAPCISQIATLLADPKRSAMMWALMDGSARQTEELALLAGLSPSSASAHLGRLSAGGLLKVEIRGRKRFFRLAAPEVGAAIEALASATIASAPREIPAALKRTAAMVKPQAAPSSLLRARFCDDHLGGTLAADLYQRLLDAGWIEQLEQRVVVTHKGSTQLAKRGVFIQALAHRNVQVACACPDWSERRPHMGGSLGAALLQLFMQSGWLTLPNDSRALQLTAAGQREIHRFARETELEVAL, via the coding sequence ATGGAACATGCACCTTGCATCAGCCAGATCGCCACGTTGCTGGCCGACCCCAAGCGCAGCGCAATGATGTGGGCGTTGATGGATGGTTCGGCCCGGCAAACCGAAGAGCTGGCGCTGCTGGCAGGGCTCTCGCCGTCATCAGCCAGTGCGCACTTGGGGCGGCTGTCCGCTGGCGGTCTGTTGAAAGTCGAAATACGCGGTCGAAAACGCTTCTTTCGCCTGGCGGCACCGGAGGTCGGCGCGGCAATCGAGGCACTGGCCAGCGCCACCATCGCCAGCGCCCCGCGCGAGATACCGGCGGCGCTGAAACGCACCGCTGCGATGGTCAAGCCCCAGGCGGCGCCGTCTTCGCTGTTGCGCGCGCGTTTCTGCGACGACCATCTGGGCGGCACACTGGCGGCCGATCTGTATCAGCGCCTGCTCGATGCCGGCTGGATCGAACAGCTCGAACAGCGGGTGGTCGTGACGCACAAGGGCTCCACGCAGTTGGCCAAACGCGGCGTATTCATCCAGGCCCTGGCCCATCGCAATGTGCAGGTGGCGTGCGCGTGCCCGGACTGGAGCGAGCGCCGTCCGCACATGGGCGGCTCACTCGGTGCGGCGTTGTTGCAACTGTTCATGCAGTCCGGCTGGCTGACCTTGCCCAACGATTCCCGCGCCCTGCAACTGACCGCCGCCGGGCAACGGGAAATCCATCGCTTTGCCCGGGAAACCGAGCTGGAAGTGGCGTTATAG
- a CDS encoding heavy-metal-associated domain-containing protein: MQVFNVQGMSCGHCVRAITDAVQAMDPTASVRVDLSAKEVGVESALSADQVIEAIREEGYEVKLA; this comes from the coding sequence ATGCAAGTGTTCAACGTTCAAGGCATGTCCTGCGGCCACTGCGTCAGAGCCATTACCGATGCCGTGCAGGCGATGGATCCGACGGCCAGCGTGCGCGTCGATCTGTCAGCAAAAGAGGTTGGCGTCGAAAGTGCGCTCAGTGCCGATCAGGTCATCGAAGCGATTCGCGAAGAAGGGTATGAGGTCAAACTCGCCTGA
- a CDS encoding LysR family transcriptional regulator — MLRFDDLQLFVRAADLGSLSAAARVMDMSAAVASAALKRIEQQLGARLLARSTRSLRLTAEGEGFLEYARAALGNLDEGRRWLASGQDQVSGVLQLSAPSDFGRNLLLPWLDEFQREHPKLTVRLLLGDRIADLFRQPVDIALRYGEPEDSTLVALPIAAHNRRVLCASPAYLARHGEPRQLEQLAQHNCLLYMLGSRVHDHWSFHDGKREVSLTVSGDRFSDDADVVRLWALAGAGIAYKSWLDVGADVLAGRLKVLMPELLCERAPLNLLCAHRAQLSKPVNLLREMLASRCAELSSQFPAFLKLDH; from the coding sequence ATGCTGCGTTTCGATGATTTGCAGTTGTTTGTCCGGGCGGCGGATCTCGGTAGCCTGTCGGCGGCGGCGCGGGTGATGGACATGTCCGCCGCCGTGGCCAGCGCAGCGTTGAAACGGATCGAACAGCAGCTCGGCGCGCGGTTGCTGGCGCGCTCGACCCGCAGCCTGCGCCTGACTGCCGAGGGCGAGGGCTTTCTCGAATACGCGCGGGCGGCGTTGGGCAATCTCGATGAGGGCCGGCGCTGGCTGGCCAGCGGGCAGGATCAGGTCAGCGGGGTTCTGCAATTGTCGGCACCCTCGGATTTCGGGCGCAACCTGCTGTTGCCCTGGCTCGATGAATTTCAGCGCGAGCATCCGAAACTGACGGTGCGCCTGTTACTGGGCGACCGTATCGCCGACCTGTTTCGCCAACCGGTGGACATCGCCTTGCGCTATGGCGAGCCGGAAGACTCCACGCTGGTGGCCTTGCCCATCGCCGCACACAACCGCCGGGTGCTGTGTGCTTCGCCGGCGTATCTGGCGCGGCATGGCGAACCCCGCCAGCTCGAGCAACTGGCCCAGCACAACTGCCTGCTGTACATGCTCGGCAGCCGCGTTCATGACCACTGGAGTTTCCATGATGGCAAACGCGAAGTCAGTCTGACCGTCAGTGGCGACCGCTTCAGCGATGACGCCGATGTCGTGCGGTTGTGGGCGCTGGCCGGGGCCGGGATCGCCTATAAATCCTGGCTCGATGTGGGCGCCGACGTGCTGGCCGGGCGCCTCAAAGTACTGATGCCGGAGCTGCTGTGTGAGCGCGCACCGCTGAATCTGCTGTGCGCCCATCGCGCACAATTGAGTAAGCCGGTGAACCTTTTGCGCGAGATGCTCGCCAGCCGATGCGCTGAACTGAGTAGTCAATTTCCCGCTTTCCTGAAACTTGATCATTAG
- a CDS encoding zinc-binding alcohol dehydrogenase family protein, with product MKAIAYYASLPISDTNALQDIELPEPVAGPRDLLVEVKAISVNPVDTKVRQNVAPENGAAKVLGWDVAGVVKAVGSDVTLFKAGDKVFYAGSIARAGSNSELHVVDERIVGHMPKSLGFADAAALPLTAITAWELLFERLHIREGNTDENQRLLIVGAAGGVGSILTQLARQLTGLKVIGTASREQTRDWVSKLGADLVIDHSQPLSEELKRAGIDSVTHVASLTQTDQHLPQLVEALAPQGKLALIDDPKSFDISLLKRKSLSLHWEFMYTRSLFETPDMIEQHKLLNRVAELIDAGTLKTTVGEHFGTINAANLRRAHELLESGKAKGKIVLEGF from the coding sequence ATGAAAGCCATCGCCTATTACGCCTCGCTGCCCATCAGCGACACCAACGCCCTGCAAGACATCGAACTGCCAGAACCCGTCGCCGGCCCGCGCGACCTGCTGGTGGAAGTCAAAGCCATCTCGGTCAATCCGGTCGATACCAAAGTGCGGCAGAACGTGGCCCCGGAGAACGGCGCAGCGAAAGTGCTGGGCTGGGACGTTGCCGGTGTGGTCAAGGCCGTGGGCAGCGATGTCACCTTGTTCAAGGCCGGCGACAAGGTGTTCTATGCCGGGTCGATTGCCCGGGCCGGTAGCAACAGCGAATTGCACGTTGTCGATGAACGCATCGTCGGCCATATGCCCAAGTCCCTCGGTTTTGCCGACGCCGCCGCCCTGCCACTGACCGCCATCACCGCGTGGGAGCTGCTCTTTGAGCGTCTGCACATTCGTGAGGGCAACACCGATGAAAACCAGCGCCTGCTGATTGTCGGCGCAGCGGGCGGGGTGGGCTCGATTCTTACCCAATTGGCCAGGCAGTTAACGGGGCTGAAGGTGATCGGCACGGCCTCCCGCGAGCAGACTCGTGACTGGGTCAGCAAACTGGGCGCCGACCTGGTCATCGATCACAGCCAGCCGCTGAGCGAAGAACTGAAACGCGCCGGCATCGACAGCGTGACCCACGTCGCCAGCCTGACCCAGACCGATCAGCATCTGCCGCAACTGGTCGAAGCCCTGGCGCCGCAAGGCAAACTGGCGCTGATCGACGATCCGAAGTCGTTCGACATCAGCCTGCTCAAGCGCAAGAGCCTGTCGCTGCACTGGGAGTTCATGTACACCCGCTCGCTGTTCGAAACGCCGGACATGATCGAACAGCACAAGCTGCTCAACCGCGTCGCCGAGCTGATCGATGCCGGCACTTTGAAGACCACCGTGGGCGAGCACTTCGGCACGATCAATGCGGCCAACCTGCGTCGCGCCCACGAACTGCTGGAAAGCGGCAAGGCCAAGGGGAAAATTGTTTTAGAAGGTTTCTGA
- a CDS encoding acetyl-CoA C-acetyltransferase produces MTQLRRVAIIGGNRIPFARSNGPYATASNQAMLTAALEGLIERYNLHGQRIGEVVTGAVLKLSRDMNLTRECVLGSRLSPATPAYDIQQACGTGLEAALLVANKIALGQIDCGIAGGVDTTSDAPISVSEGLRKILLQANNAKSMGAKLKTFLQLRPRHLIPDFPRIGEPRTGLSMGQHCELMAQTWNIPRGEQDQLAFESHHKLAASYSEGWHNDLMTPFLGLTRDNNLRPDLTLEKLATLKPAFEKSARGTLTAGNSTPLTDGASVVLLGSEEWARERGLPILAYLRDGEAAAVDFVNGAEGLLMAPVYAVPRLLARNGLTLQDFDYYEIHEAFAAQVLCTLKAWEDPEYCKTRLGLDAPLGSIDRSRLNVKGSSLAAGHPFAATGGRIVANLAKLLDAAGQGRGLISICAAGGQGVTAIIER; encoded by the coding sequence ATGACCCAGCTGCGCCGCGTCGCGATCATCGGCGGTAACCGCATCCCTTTCGCCCGTTCCAATGGACCTTACGCCACGGCGAGCAATCAGGCGATGCTCACCGCCGCGCTCGAAGGTCTGATCGAACGCTACAACCTGCATGGCCAGCGCATCGGTGAAGTGGTGACGGGGGCGGTGCTTAAATTGTCACGGGATATGAACCTGACCCGCGAATGCGTACTCGGCTCGCGCCTGTCTCCGGCCACGCCGGCCTACGACATCCAGCAAGCCTGCGGCACTGGCCTGGAAGCGGCGTTGCTGGTGGCCAACAAGATTGCCCTCGGCCAGATCGACTGCGGCATCGCCGGCGGCGTCGACACCACCTCGGATGCGCCGATCAGCGTCAGCGAAGGCTTGCGTAAGATCCTTCTGCAAGCCAACAACGCCAAAAGCATGGGCGCCAAGCTGAAAACATTTTTGCAATTGCGGCCCCGGCACCTGATCCCCGATTTTCCGCGCATCGGCGAACCGCGCACGGGCCTGTCGATGGGGCAGCACTGTGAATTGATGGCGCAGACCTGGAATATCCCCAGAGGAGAACAGGATCAGCTGGCTTTTGAAAGCCACCACAAACTCGCCGCGTCTTACAGCGAGGGCTGGCACAACGATCTGATGACACCGTTTCTGGGCCTGACCCGCGACAACAATCTGCGCCCGGACCTGACTCTGGAAAAGCTCGCCACGCTAAAACCTGCGTTCGAGAAAAGCGCCAGGGGCACGCTGACGGCGGGCAACTCCACGCCGCTCACCGATGGTGCTTCCGTGGTGTTGCTGGGCAGTGAAGAGTGGGCCAGAGAGCGTGGCCTGCCGATCCTGGCTTATCTGCGTGACGGCGAGGCGGCAGCGGTGGACTTCGTCAACGGCGCTGAAGGCTTGCTCATGGCGCCGGTTTACGCCGTCCCACGCTTGCTGGCGCGCAACGGGCTGACCTTGCAGGATTTTGACTATTACGAAATTCACGAAGCGTTCGCTGCGCAGGTGTTGTGCACGCTGAAAGCCTGGGAGGATCCGGAATACTGCAAAACCCGTTTGGGCCTCGACGCGCCGCTGGGTTCGATTGACCGAAGCCGGCTTAACGTGAAGGGCAGTTCGCTGGCGGCGGGGCATCCCTTTGCCGCAACGGGCGGGCGGATTGTCGCTAATCTGGCGAAACTGCTGGATGCGGCTGGCCAGGGTCGGGGGTTGATCTCGATCTGTGCGGCGGGCGGGCAGGGCGTCACCGCCATCATCGAACGTTAA
- a CDS encoding multidrug effflux MFS transporter, which translates to MNFRTILILGALSAFGPLAIDFYLPAFPAMAVAFGTDEQHVQLTLAAYFLGLSLGQLAYGPIADRFGRRIPLLSGVGLFTLASLACAYAPNLEWLIGARFVQALGGCAGMVISRAVVSDKCDAVGSAKVFSQLMLVMGLAPILAPMLGGLLVNTTGWQSIFLVLTGFSALAGLAVALGLPESMPAHMPRQPLSGALRQYTRLVKDSVYLGHALTGGIAIAGMFAYIAGSPFVFIKLYGVPAEHFGWLFGTNAAGFILVAQVNARLLARRGPAFLLVRAVWVYFLAGLTLLAVSAMHPDALWPLLIPLFICIASLGCIIPNASACAMNGQGARAGSASAMLGCLQFSIAAGAAALVGVLHDGSAVPMAMVISLCGLLVVSVALLTRRLQNARALAQAQG; encoded by the coding sequence ATGAACTTCCGTACGATTCTGATACTCGGCGCCTTGAGCGCCTTCGGTCCCTTGGCGATCGACTTCTATTTACCCGCGTTTCCGGCCATGGCGGTGGCGTTCGGCACCGATGAACAGCATGTTCAGCTGACGCTGGCGGCGTATTTCCTTGGCCTGTCGCTGGGTCAACTGGCCTACGGTCCGATCGCAGACCGGTTCGGTCGGCGCATTCCGCTGCTCAGCGGCGTCGGCCTGTTCACCCTGGCGTCGCTGGCCTGCGCCTACGCGCCCAATCTCGAATGGCTGATCGGCGCGCGTTTCGTCCAGGCACTGGGCGGCTGCGCAGGCATGGTGATCTCCCGGGCCGTGGTCAGTGACAAGTGCGATGCGGTGGGCTCGGCCAAGGTCTTTTCGCAGCTGATGCTGGTGATGGGCCTGGCACCGATTCTGGCGCCGATGCTTGGCGGCCTGTTGGTCAACACCACGGGCTGGCAGTCGATCTTTCTGGTCTTGACCGGGTTCAGTGCGCTGGCGGGGCTGGCGGTAGCGCTCGGTCTGCCGGAAAGCATGCCGGCGCACATGCCGCGCCAGCCCTTGTCCGGTGCGCTTCGCCAGTACACGCGACTGGTCAAGGATTCGGTTTATCTGGGCCACGCGCTGACCGGCGGGATAGCCATCGCCGGGATGTTTGCCTACATCGCCGGTTCACCGTTTGTCTTCATCAAGCTGTACGGCGTTCCGGCCGAGCATTTCGGCTGGCTGTTCGGCACCAACGCAGCAGGTTTCATCCTGGTCGCGCAGGTTAACGCACGCCTGCTGGCCAGACGTGGCCCGGCGTTTTTGCTGGTGCGTGCAGTGTGGGTGTATTTCCTTGCGGGGCTGACGTTGCTGGCGGTCAGCGCGATGCATCCTGATGCCTTGTGGCCGTTGCTGATTCCGTTGTTCATCTGCATTGCCAGCCTCGGCTGCATCATCCCCAACGCCTCGGCGTGCGCGATGAACGGCCAGGGCGCGCGCGCCGGCAGCGCGTCGGCGATGCTCGGTTGCCTGCAATTCAGCATCGCCGCCGGTGCAGCAGCATTGGTGGGGGTGTTGCACGACGGCAGCGCGGTGCCGATGGCCATGGTCATCAGCCTGTGCGGTTTGCTGGTAGTGAGCGTCGCGCTGCTCACTCGACGTCTGCAAAATGCCCGGGCACTGGCACAGGCCCAAGGTTGA